The genomic stretch TCCGTGAATTCTTCTTTTGACCGCCGGAAATTGTTTTGCACTCTGACTTAAAATTACTGTTTCGGAGACTGTCAAAAGACATAATGAACCACACATATCAACCCATCTACTATAGATGGGTAGCTTTCAAAAAAAAGACATAATGAACCACCCATCTACCAATTATCCAAGTacataataatttatttaaaaatatttttctttttgtgtttGCTTTGTTGTTCTTCCATTTTGTTGTACAACCAATCATTTGATCTTCCAACTTCTACACATAGATCCCATTCTTCCTAGGATAAAATGTAGTATGTAGGACATATTTATCGATTAAAATGTTTTTAGATCAACAAGTATAAGATAAATCTCAGCAATAATTGTGTGAGACAATCTTACATTATGAGACGGTTCATTTATCTAAAAATTCACTTGTTTAATTGTAAATAAATGAGTCTTATTTTACACAAATGAATCGTCTCACATGTAAAACCGACTTATTAAAAGTAAGTTACGGAAATTCACATTGGTAAATTTGATAGTCATACTAtaattgtttgtgaaacaatgaTAATTGGAGTGCTTTCACTACTAAAACATGATCCAAAATTAATCATGAACACTTCCCAAAGACAAATCACTTTCTCCTTAACCCAATACTTCAAGCAAACTCTTTGTTTTCCTTTTTACATTATTTTTTCCACCTCTTAATTAATTACCCATTCCAATCCTCTACACCAAACCAACACCCAAAAATAagcaatcaaacaaacaaaacaacaatataATCATCTCAATTCAACTACCTTACAACACTcccttcattcaaatcaaactcaTTATCCTTACCCTCCATTGCATGACATGCTTTACATGTTGCCACAAATGACCTCAATACCTTATACAAAAATCCCccgctattattattattattgttcccgttactgttattattactattactattactattactattactattactgaTGTTACTACTACTCTTTCTAGGACTTGTGTTGGACCCCACACTCCGTCTAGACAAGCTGGGGCCCAACACAGGAGCTGGGGTAATAAATTGCCACCTCTTCGACGACCCACTTGAAGTCGACGATGTCGTTCCATTATTATAATACTTCCCCAACCTACTAGAGGAACCCGAAACGTTACGTTGGTCCCTAACACTAGCAGTCCTACAATACCCTTTCATGTGCACCATCCTACTCTTTTGATGAAACGTTTTTCTCTCCGAAACCTCGGTCCTCGCATTACTGCACGTGCTACACGTGCTACTTCccctactattactactattactccTTGATGACATTATACTCATATTACTCCCAATACTTGTCCCTCTAGACAAGTTCACCACCGCACCGCCACCCCCGCTTACAGCAGGGGTGGCAGTGCCTGAAAACGACGCTCTTGAGCTCGAGGGCACGGTTGGAAAATCATGGGGGAGAAGGCGGCCATTGAGAAAGAATTGATCAGCTGGCGAAGCAGAATTCTTCGCCACATCATCGGGTGTTACTGGAGAGCTCGGTGTCACACATGACCCAAATTCAAATTCTGAGTTATTATCTCCTTCATTATCTGTCGGCGTCCCTGGAAATGAAAACATTTCTGGGGACGGCGATTTTGTATCAATTAGGTGGAACTCACGACGAAGAGTCTCCATCTGTTATTTCTCGAATAAATATTCGAATAAATATACTTGTATAAAACCGCTCCAGTTACTACCTTGTGATACAATATAAGTTGTCTCAATTGAATTTTCTTGTGTTATGTAATTGTGTTAACTAATTTTTTGTATCTGTGTTATATAGTAGTGTGACACATGAGACACTTGGTGTGTGATATAAGTTGGTGTAACTTTATGAGCCAAAGGAATAATATTATAAGTTGAACCGGGGAACAAGGGAAAGTAAGATGGGTCCAATGTTGGGCCGGGAATAATTAATGGTGGTCCATATAATATGAAATGATAGTAGTCTTAAGTCTTGTTAACTTGCCAACTCAAATTATATTGAGTGatcctatattttttttttgtgtaaatcAGGATCTCTATCGTCAATAATTGTGTATAATTCCCACGTTATGGGTGCTCTTACAAATTATATTGAGTGATCTTATATTAAAGTGTAATAATAATACAAATTATAGCTTTTTTCCACCTTGTTGGCATGTTGTTATTCATTTACTTTGATAATGTTAATCCTTATAGGTTATAGCATGCTTTGTTCAAAAGGAAAAAATGTGATTGCATGCCATGTAGATTAATTTTTCAATTTACTCATGAGTTTTTAAATCAGCTAGTAAAGGAGTGTTCCAACTTAACCAGAGGTCTCGAATTCAAAGCCTGCAAAAATTATATGTACGGTTCAATTTTAGGATGATAAACCAATTAATCTCATGTATAACAGGTTGTTGCAAACTCGATACTAACTGAAGTCACGTAAATCTATAACCTGACGTAGAAAAATTGTTGTTTATATGCTTTTCTAGGAACATTTAGGTTGAATGTTtagttttttttaataaatttgtaAGAAAATGTCTTATACAATCCTAAAATTAAATCATGTTATTGTTAATTAATAAATGTAGGTGATATCAATACATGATATCCATGATCTATACATGATTTTATTGCAAATAAGTTGGACAAATCCCGTGTTGGGTGTCACATAACAATTTGATTTCTTATATCTAGGTCAATGGATAAATATTTACATGTAAACTTATTATACAAATTCTTTTTAAAACGAGTATATATCTGTCTTAAACATAAAACGTGTCAAATAAATAGTTAgatgagatgaaaaaaaaaacataatgtcTTAAAAATGGCATAAAAACTTGTCTCATCTAAGTTGGTATTTGACCCTTTTGAATTTTGAAACGAATATTACCGTCTTAAGTGAGATCAACTCAACTTATATTATTATAATGTTTGAATTTTAAAGAAAAATGTCATAGGATTTAGGGTAGGAAAATGATTGAGATGTGACTTTGAGTTACTTAATCTGCAGGCACTGTAATATACAGGTGGTTTATGCCATGTTAAGCGATCTTAGCCATCCTTTTTTGAGACATCTTTGATTAACCATGTGCCAAGTTACATTATTATAATTTGTACCTAAAGCAAATTGAAGTAAAATTGTTCGTATAAATACTGTCCATGGTTGTTCCTTTTTACTTTTTTAGGGCCACTTTATTATTTGGGATATTCTCTTATATTTCCCTTAATTTTTTCAATTTCTAAGATATACTCTTCTTCTCTTGCAAAAAACTTTAAACGTTGCAATGGCAACGAAttgagaggtcccaggttcgactccctacacgggagtgctgcggttacctgtcatcctaaaggatgtcttacatggcacacgtggtttgcagggtattgcatgtgcccggggggattcaacccctcgtcaccaaaaaaaaaaaaaaaactttaaacgTTAATAACTTTTgcctacaagttcagaatacaataaaaaaaaattcaaattgaTCGTCTTTAAGAGATCTTCATTTTGAAAAAGAATTCACCGATGTCTCAACTCATGGttgggaattatggtcggtcaaagtttattcgttaaaaaatttttgaccaaccataactatcggctacgagttcaaaaaacggtgaatttttttttcaaattcaaggccttAACTAGATAATTGGTTTGAAGAAAAAATTACCGTTCTGAAATTgtaactgttccgggtgtaattccagagtaagtattgttaccacccgtggcttgtagaatgatgtctcgagttggattcctcacgtctctatcgttcctctcggcctcttctgcaccaatgaacgaactgagggcttggctttgtgccaagcgtactcactccgacgctcaagtcagtgaacttaatgTGATAAGTTGTTAGTACTTGgcttccgggtgtaattccagagcaagtattgttaccacccgtggcttgtagaatgatgtctcgagttggattcctcacgtctctatcgtttctctcggcctctcctgcaataatgaacgaactgagggcttggctttgtgccaagcgtactcactccgacgctcaagtcagtgaacttaatgGGATAAGTTGTTAGTACTTGGCTAaggatatattgtagagagataaggaacatattaccagatgaatagtgattcttaggttaatttgtggatcctttcctcaatgagggttgaggagtatttataaactttcaccttttgtcacgtagtggccaagtggccaagtggctagcaggtggaaagaccgttctaccctcggccgatggacccatgtcaggcaggccgaggggtcttggatgtgagtacgcggatacgtGCCCCTACCggctagttgcctggccgagacccagtgacagccgacagtgGCGTCGGCTAAGTCGtcccaaggtgttgacttgctttggatatctttgaccttgcttaatatgttgactcggtcggtgggtgcgagaatatgccccatcaatttgccccccgtagtctatgccgtggtatgggctccgatgtgtgttgagcgtatattctgcgatcatttttaataaagcttgtttattttgcctccggcttggccggggtctttatctcattttcatctgagttgtcttcttacgttattaattgagtgcttCTTTTCTGTTTCTACCATCGGCCTAGTcggggcagttagaatgcgtatctcaactgtacttaacgtttttaaacatgttggcttGTCGGTGGCGTCCTCGTTCAggctcggtcttaattagccgaggcgtcggatttgcgcttcccaacggtcgttgtgaacatgttaacgtatcggtcgttgtgtccccgctgCTTCACGGCCTTGGCCGAGggaatcggggttacggcgcgacagcgttcgtatttATAGACGATATTGATCGTGTCCTCGTTGACGCTcggtcttagttagccgaggtgtcagatttgcgtctcaaccgtacttatacgttcttaagctcggtcttaatttgccgaaagcaagtcgcgtttccctcgtctCGTTACCGGCTTTGGCCGGGGCAACTGAGTTTACGTTCTGACTGCTgttgtaaatatctaggcatatcggctcgttcccccgtcgccctcggtcttaattagacgaggtgatcgaggttttggcgctgtCTGCCGTCGTAAATATGTTAGCATGTCGGCTCgttccctcgtcactcccggctttggccgaggtgatcgaggttttggcgctgtctgctgttgtaaatatctaggcatatcggctcgttcccccgtcgccctcggtcttaattagccga from Silene latifolia isolate original U9 population chromosome 5, ASM4854445v1, whole genome shotgun sequence encodes the following:
- the LOC141655790 gene encoding uncharacterized protein LOC141655790, coding for METLRREFHLIDTKSPSPEMFSFPGTPTDNEGDNNSEFEFGSCVTPSSPVTPDDVAKNSASPADQFFLNGRLLPHDFPTVPSSSRASFSGTATPAVSGGGGAVVNLSRGTSIGSNMSIMSSRSNSSNSRGSSTCSTCSNARTEVSERKTFHQKSRMVHMKGYCRTASVRDQRNVSGSSSRLGKYYNNGTTSSTSSGSSKRWQFITPAPVLGPSLSRRSVGSNTSPRKSSSNISNSNSNSNSNSNNNSNGNNNNNNSGGFLYKVLRSFVATCKACHAMEGKDNEFDLNEGSVVR